A single window of Anomalospiza imberbis isolate Cuckoo-Finch-1a 21T00152 unplaced genomic scaffold, ASM3175350v1 scaffold_48, whole genome shotgun sequence DNA harbors:
- the LOC137466946 gene encoding maestro heat-like repeat family member 5 produces MLRSFFLPFIQDNSHVQLLSILLFQTLVSLPLEKEEKALKTHVRQSLLPLFFHCHDENQHVAQVSQETLLCVAEFLKRRDLQKLVKNKKLWKFTECLLADDRSRAAEHLRRALQYLDSPQQSLREEAIRFIGEP; encoded by the exons atgctgaggtctttttttcttcctttcatacaggacaatagccatgtgcagctgctctccatactgctcttccaaacattggtgtctcttccactggaaaaggaagagaaggccctgaagacacacgtgcgccagagcctgctgccactcttcttccactgccatgatgagaatcagcatgtggcacag gtttctcaggaaacgctgctttgtgtggctgagttcctgaagaggagggatcttcaaaaactggtgaagaacaagaagctgtggaagttcaccgagtgcctg ctggccgacgacaggagccgagcggccgagcacctgcgccgggccctgcagtacctggacagcccgcagcagtccctgcgagaggaggccatcaggttcatcggtgagccgtga